One part of the Aspergillus luchuensis IFO 4308 DNA, chromosome 5, nearly complete sequence genome encodes these proteins:
- a CDS encoding putative protein kinase (COG:T;~EggNog:ENOG410PG23;~InterPro:IPR017441,IPR008271,IPR000719,IPR011009;~PFAM:PF07714,PF00069;~go_function: GO:0004672 - protein kinase activity [Evidence IEA];~go_function: GO:0005524 - ATP binding [Evidence IEA];~go_process: GO:0006468 - protein phosphorylation [Evidence IEA]) has translation MSENLAFQQTPGKGQSRRVQSRPSSPSHIDDTSSADGTTRRRLQKHASTPFLSDTAFHSPKVAAGTRTGVMSKRRLSIRDQKVPQGPRPQDPSRTSNMSGSFFHSGHSSIDSTNDSTQSNNSRISLRSTSISNFSKIEYNKQTPPDSTEFLAPVNFDDLQNSITEPSLSHFPTPGQAGAGFEPRLPNNSNDNGTTTRSRSNSVRRKSLVNGSIEPGSARAPASATAARSRRQSLAQPTATTTTTSRAPRKSIGPGSLSATGTGRRQSLSARKASADTTQMDQGNLLRPRTQHFEPARQQDGTKLSSTSRSIKAKSLQPPLREPQETYLTASGPAEHSRSCSTNAVRTPVKNAAAPMATPSSSSKRVSVMPPHATGLGARTISPTDARRIKRMSTVPSAQQAPFTPPTQTEPMPTRPRSTAQSPSHIPRKTSVTPSSTRTTPDPNRKSYSSGLSLSSNTSYNSARNSGGSLQTRLSQSSSTSRLPTPKPRMEHAAADEEVPPVPAIPKAYESPKGDFDPPNYVTPRKPSLYLDVEPKPKVEQDSDTNQTASATEDDTHGANDERALKTPDAKAKPSAGLAKKSLQPLKLPPLNLLPLGTPMTTKIEALKDRDDDVKSYTPSAQTLSKTPSTPLTASKANFFSPQDNEDAVPLTQARSSTSHFALSTSSGSAALRTASSSSALAAFDNISVGTRTVSPYIAYSLPKSTSDYTALRTKATDDCSPKVTQSHKLTGPRPQTRSSAFSSNAETISQLSTPSDPDNNSVSASSLRSKITFTRNRSSSKPQQGPESNGDPIKHEKMPPPKLPASATWSNMSTASTSSPSLKPSYLKSRRQASMSTATNQPMRNPSFSSDQSLALEPSPSNESGDSDVVAHRSAASILSPVHKIISSAKSSVGATSVPTESNVDADIRVADEEMRRLGSKRKDFETAARNLDDLRRKASPKERVSPAQALRVASLNIFERGEIIDFKDIYFCGTQNAKKHVGDLTAQANFGYDDDRGDYNIVIGDHLAYRYEVIDVLGKGSFGQVVRCIDHKTGGLVAVKIIRNKKRFHQQALIEVNLLQKLKEWDPHRKHSVVNFTQSFYFRGHLCISTELLGMNLYEFIKAHDFKGFSLKLIRRFTKQMLGTLVLLHNKKVIHCDLKPENILLVHPMSSEIRVIDFGSSCFENEKVYTYIQSRFYRSPEVILGMSYGMPIDMWSVGCILAELFTGYPIFPGENEQEQLACIMEVFGPPEKHLIEKSTRKKLFFDSLGKPRLTVSSKGRRRRPSSKELKQVLKCDDEAFLDFISRCLRWDPSRRMSPQDALRHEFITGVKMPSRARTYTLTTQSPAKRATTSSHPSAGRPLPEPPVTSLKSGTLIRNRDASGTSPVKLPAGKRHSTVSGLPPSTPAKRGTSISTTSTPGSALPRVAARSISGKPDLATAAAATSLVSAEEPDETPRAGH, from the exons ATGTCGGAAAATCTAGCTTTCCAGCAAACTCCAGGAAAGGGGCAATCGCGCAGGGTACAATCAAGGCCATCTAGCCCATCTCACATTGATGATACAAGCTCGGCAG ATGGTACTACGCGCAGACGATTGCAAAAACACGCCTCCACCCCGTTCCTATCAGATACtgccttccattcccctAAAGTCGCTGCTGGAACCCGAACTGGCGTGATGAGCAAGAGGAGACTCTCGATTCGAGACCAGAAAGTGCCGCAGGGCCCGCGACCGCAGGATCCCTCGCGAACAAG CAACATGTCTGGTTCCTTCTTTCATTCCGGTCATTCTTCGATTGATTCCACCAACGACTCGACGCAGAGCAACAACTCCCGCATCAGCCTCCGATCTACCAGCATAAGTAACTTCTCAAAAATCGAATACAACAAACAAACCCCTCCTGACAGCACAGAATTCCTCGCCCCCGTCAATTTCGACGATCTCCAAAACAGCATAACAGAGCCGAGTCTCAGTCACTTTCCCACTCCTGGACAGGCCGGGGCTGGGTTTGAGCCAAGGCTTCCGAACAATAGTAACGATAATGGCACGACTACTAGGTCAAGGAGCAATTCCGTGCGGAGGAAAAGCCTGGTCAACGGTTCTATCGAACCAGGTTCGGCTCGAGCTCCAGCTTCGGCCACGGCTGCTCGAAGCCGTCGCCAGAGCCTTGCCCAACCTAcagccacaaccacaactactTCGCGCGCTCCTCGAAAGTCCATCGGCCCTGGCTCTCTCTCGGCAACCGGGACAGGCAGACGGCAAAGCCTGTCAGCACGAAAAGCCAGTGCAGACACAACACAGATGGATCAGGGCAACCTTCTGCGTCCGAGGACACAGCATTTCGAACCGGCCCGACAACAGGATGGCACAAAGCTCTCGAGCACTTCCCGGAGCATCAAAGCCAAGTCGCTGCAACCGCCATTGAGGGAACCCCAAGAGACCTACCTGACAGCATCTGGCCCTGCGGAGCATTCTCGTTCTTGTTCCACAAACGCTGTTCGAACTCCAGTCAAGAACGCGGCAGCTCCCATGGCaactccatcatcttcatccaaaaGGGTTTCGGTCATGCCGCCACATGCTACTGGCTTAGGGGCTCGGACCATAAGCCCCACTGATGCGCGACGAATTAAGCGTATGTCTACGGTGCCATCGGCGCAACAAGCACCGTTTACCCCTCCGACTCAGACAGAGCCCATGCCTACTCGTCCTAGGTCCACGGCGCAATCGCCTTCGCATATTCCTCGAAAGACCAGTGTAACCCCCTCGTCAACCCGTACTACGCCTGACCCAAATCGGAAATCTTATAGCTCTGGCTTATCTCTATCATCAAACACCAGCTACAACTCCGCAAGGAACTCGGGGGGCTCATTGCAGACCAGGCTATCTCAGTCTTCATCCACGTCACGTTTGCCTACCCCCAAGCCTCGTATGGAACATGCGGCGGCCGATGAGGAGGTTCCGCCTGTTCCTGCAATTCCAAAGGCGTACGAGTCACCCAAAGGTGATTTTGACCCACCAAATTATGTTACCCCCCGAAAGCCAAGTCTATACTTGGACGTCGAACCCAAGCCTAAAGTAGAACAAGACTCAGACACGAATCAAACAGCAAGTGCGACCGAAGATGATACACATGGAGCGAATGACGAGCGAGCTTTGAAAACACCGGATGCGAAAGCCAAGCCATCCGCCGGGCTGGCGAAAAAGAGTTTACAGCCCTTAAAGTTACCGCCGTTGAATTTACTTCCTCTGGGTACCCcaatgacgacgaagatcgAGGCGTTGAAGGACCGGGATGATGACGTCAAATCCTACACGCCTTCGGCACAGACTCTGTCCAAAACCCCCAGTACTCCGTTAACCGCCTCCAAGGCAAACTTTTTCTCACCACAGGACAATGAGGATGCAGTGCCACTTACCCAGGCTAGAAGTAGCACGTCGCATTTCGCCTTGAGTACATCATCAGGCAGTGCGGCTCTTCGGACGGCCAGCAGCTCTAGTGCGCTGGCGGCTTTTGACAACATTTCTGTCGGCACAAGAACCGTTTCGCCATACATCGCGTACAGCTTGCCGAAAAGCACTAGCGACTATACAGCTTTGCGCACTAAAGCTACCGATGATTGCTCTCCCAAGGTGACTCAGTCTCACAAGCTCACCGGGCCTCGTCCCCAAACACGATCATCcgccttctcttccaatGCCGAGACCATCAGTCAGCTTTCGACCCCTTCTGACCCCGACAATAACAGCGTGTCggcctcctccctccgcagTAAGATCACCTTCACTCGGAATCGCAGCAGTTCCAAGCCCCAGCAGGGGCCCGAGTCAAATGGCGACCCTATAAAACATGAAAAGATGCCCCCACCGAAGCTCCCAGCCTCTGCAACTTGGAGTAATATGTCAACAGCGAGTACCTCTAGCCCATCACTCAAGCCGTCCTATCTCAAGTCACGGCGACAAGCATCGATGTCTACCGCTACCAACCAGCCGATGAGGAACCCTAGCTTCAGCAGCGACCAGAGCCTCGCGCTGGAGCCAAGTCCTTCCAATGAGTCAGGCGATAGTGATGTGGTAGCGCACCGCTCAGCGGCGTCGATCTTATCGCCTGTACACAAGATTATTAGCTCGGCCAAGTCGAGTGTCGGGGCCACGTCAGTTCCCACGGAGTCTAATGTAGACGCCGATATACGCGTGGCTGATGAGGAAATGCGACGGCTTGGCAGCAAGCGTAAAGATTTTGAGACCGCGGCTAGGAATCTGGATGACTTGCGCCGCAAAGCCAGTCCCAAGGAGCGTGTCAGTCCGGCCCAGGCTCTGCGGGTCGCCAGTCTGAACATCTTCGAGCGTGGAGAGATCATCGACTTCAAGGATATCTACTTTTGCGGGACCCAGAATGCGAAAAAGCATGTTGGTGATCTGACTGCGCAAGCGAACTTTGGCTACGATGACGACCGTGGCGACTATAATATTGTTATTGGAGACCATTTGGCCTACCGATACGAGGTTATTGATGTTCTGGGCAAGGGTAGTTTTGGTCAAGTGGTGAGATGCATCGATCACAAGACAGGCGGCTTGGTTGCCGTGAAGATTATCCGCAATAAGAAGAGGTTCCATCAGCAAGCGTTGATTGAGGTCAATCTTCTTCAGAAGCTGAAGGAATGGGATCCTCATCGTAAACACAGCGTTGTGAACTTCACCCAAAGCTTCTACTTTCGCGGCCATCTTTGCATCTCGACTGAGCTGCTCGGCATGAATCTCTACGAGTTTATCAAGGCACACGACTTCAAGGGATTCTCTCTCAAACTGATTCGTCGCTTTACCAAGCAGATGCTGGGTACACTGGTGCTTCTACACAACAAGAAGGTAATTCACTGTGATCTCAAGCCAGaaaacatcctcctcgtgcATCCCATGAGCTCTGAGATCCGAGTCATCGATTTTGGATCCAGCTGCTTTGAGAATGAGAAGGTGTACACTTATATTCAGAGTCGATTCTACCGTTCCCCGGAAGTCATCCTCGGCATGTCGTACGGTATGCCCATCGATATGTGGAGTGTTGGTTGTATTCTGGCAGAGCTTTTTACCGGATaccccatcttccccggaGAGAACGAGCAGGAACAGCTTGCTTGCATCATGGAGGTCTTCGGACCTCCAGAGAAGCACTTGATTGAGAAAAGCACTCGGAAGAAACTCTTCTTTGACTCACTGGGCAAGCCGAGACTTACAGTCTCTTCCAAGGGTCGACGACGTCGTCCCAGCTCCAAGGAGCTCAAGCAGGTCCTGAAATGTGACGATGAGGCATTCCTCGACTTCATTTCCCGTTGTCTTCGATGGGATCCCAGCCGCCGTATGAGTCCACAGGACGCATTGAGGCACGAATTCATTACGGGGGTGAAGATGCCGTCCCGAGCAAGAACCTATACACTGACGACGCAATCTCCTGCGAAGCGGGCAACGACGTCTTCTCACCCTTCTGCCGGCCGGCCTCTGCCGGAACCTCCGGTGACCAGCCTCAAATCCGGCACGCTGATCCGCAACCGGGATGCTTCGGGAACCTCTCCAGTCAAGCTACCTGCGGGTAAACGCCATTCGACTGTGAGTGGACTACCACCGTCGACGCCCGCCAAACGAGGGACTAGCATTAGCACTACCAGTACTCCTGGCTCAGCGCTACCTCGCGTTGCAGCCCGGAGTATTAGTGGCAAGCCAGACCTCgcgacggcggcggctgcGACCAGCCTGGTAAGTGCCGAAGAGCCCGACGAAACGCCCCGAGCCGGTCATTAA
- a CDS encoding PEX28-32 family peroxisomal membrane protein (COG:S;~EggNog:ENOG410PG6T;~InterPro:IPR010482;~PFAM:PF06398;~TransMembrane:3 (i140-159o236-255i262-279o)) yields MEDHTTDALVNRDEPVPVIAAGKHNDDAERSKPGVLKRSVSKAGRSLQDRIFSKILEQVMPVEDVDAESVSVGDKPIAIDSKRPAFSLPLMANNFRRFNARIGIVFLFQTRVERLLSWKQTSHTVSFLFIYSFICLDPHLLVIIPFAVLLFFVMVPAFLARHPPPPSTSTSSITPYYSYEGPALAPAKTIKPASETSKDFFRNMRDLQNCMADYSDVHDATVSAFAPLTNFSNEKLSSTVFLTCMLMAALLFLTAHLLPWRLILLVGGNAAILSMHPSFPDLVQSLAGDMLDQTAEEGPATDRKGHESFNVSGVAMPASPSKAVSLMESLANISLDSSPEEREVEVFEIQYRSLAPYSESQWEHFLFSPMPYDPLSPSRIAGDRPKGCRFFEDVQPPTGWAWKGKKWELDLDCREWVVERMITGVGFEVSGSPSESGMTSGEIGGWVWDLPPASNRYEEAVSTLAYDVLESLNPSKGHDSKGRKKGKERISQDYEEKVHTGSHVTGEWRRRRWIRIVHRVSLPAADKYDQAAEDDTRDT; encoded by the exons ATGGAAGATCACACTACGGACGCCCTCGTCAATCGTGACGAGCCTGTCCCGGTCATCGCCGCTGGGAAGCACAATGACGATGCCGAGCGATCAAAACCTGGAGTACTGAAGCGATCAGTGTCCAAGGCCGGTCGCTCTCTACAGGATaggatcttctccaa GATCTTGGAGCAAGTTATGCCCGTCGAAGATGTCGATGCTGAATCAGTGTCAGTCGGAGACAAGCCAATTGCCATCGATAGTAAACGGCCGGCGTTTAGTCTACCTCTGATGGCCAACAATTTCCGCCGATTCAATGCAAG GATTGGCATCGTTTTCCTGTTTCAAACCCGTGTGGAGCGCCTGCTCAGCTGGAAACAGACCTCCCACACagtctcctttctcttcatctatTCCTTCATATGCCTAGATCCCCATCTTCTCGTCATTATTCCATTCGCCGTACTCTTGTTCTTTGTCATGGTGCCTGCATTCCTCGCACgccaccctccacctccctcgACATCCACTTCCAGCATCACCCCTTACTACTCATATGAAGGCCCAGCCCTTGCTCCTGCCAAAACCATCAAGCCAGCGTCGGAGACGTCTAAGGATTTCTTTCGGAATATGAGAGATTTGCAAAACTGCATGGCAGACTACTCCGATGTACATGATGCGACAGTTTCCGCGTTCGCGCCGTTGACAAACTTTTCCAATGAGAAACTTTCATCGACAGTATTTCTTACATGCATGCTAATGGCAgctctattatttttaaccGCCCACCTACTCCCGTGGCGACTGATTCTCCTTGTTGGTGGCAATGCAGCCATTCTGTCAATGCACCCAAGCTTTCCAGACCTGGTACAGAGTCTTGCAGGGGATATGTTAGATCAGACAGCAGAAGAGGGTCCGGCAACGGATAGAAAAGGCCATGAATCATTCAACGTCAGCGGTGTGGCTATGCCTGCTTCGCCCTCAAAAGCCGTGTCATTGATGGAATCACTGGCCAATATCTCCTTGGACTCCTCCCCAGAGGAGCGGGAGGTTGAGGTATTCGAGATCCAATATCGCTCCCTTGCTCCTTATTCGGAATCGCAATGGGAGCATTTTCTCTTCAGTCCTATGCCTTACGATCCGCTCTCTCCCTCACGCATTGCCGGTGATCGTCCTAAGGGCTGTCGATTCTTCGAGGATGTCCAGCCACCCACTGGATGGGCGTGGAAAGGTAAGAAGTGGGAGTTAGATTTGGACTGTCGCGAGTGGGTTGTGGAGCGCATGATCACAGGAGTTGGCTTCGAGGTCTCCGGTAGTCCATCGGAAAGTGGCATGACCAGTGGCGAGATTGGTGGTTGGGTCTGGGACCTGCCTCCGGCCTCCAACAGATATGAAGAGGCAGTGTCTACGCTAGCATATGATGTCCTCGAGTCGTTAAACCCATCGAAAGGACATGATTCTAAGGgcagaaagaaagggaaagaaaggatcTCCCAAGATtatgaggagaaggtgcaCACCGGATCCCATGTAACGGGggaatggagaaggagacgtTGGATTCGCATCGTGCACCGTGTCAGTTTACCAGCTGCCGATAAGTATGATCAAGCAGCTGAAGACGATACCCGCGATACATGA
- a CDS encoding uncharacterized protein (COG:S;~EggNog:ENOG410PX8H): MLNFQIIHFIPPSREAIILNSPVHSITAVPHTQTTGTNHWCLYLATSDTTSVCIDCQPSHTVPSTVLHGGSKGFIAISELPYLWAPDAQAQFKLNVPPNLKVKDVYNLLIQNDRHKYEFDSAGVGCRYWVTDQLGLLQHQGLLVNPEDVTAAKTGIVLLWPDQTPLPLDQGAYYQ; encoded by the coding sequence ATGCTAAACTTCCAAATCATCCACTTCATTCCCCCGTCTCGCGAAGCAatcatcctcaacagccCAGTACATAGCATCACCGCAGTACCTCACACCCAGACCACCGGCACCAACCACTGGTGTCTCTATCTCGCAACATCAGATACAACCTCCGTCTGCATTGATTGCCAGCCAAGTCATACAGTCCCAAGCACAGTCCTCCATGGTGGCTCCAAAGGATTCATAGCTATTTCAGAGCTTCCATATCTATGGGCACCGGATGCCCAGGCCCAGTTCAAGCTCAATGTTCCTCCAAACCTGAAGGTCAAGGACGTCTAtaatctcctcatccaaaaTGACCGCCACAAATACGAATTCGACTCTGCAGGTGTCGGATGCAGGTATTGGGTTACGGACCAGCTTGGTCTGCTTCAGCATCAGGGGTTACTTGTCAATCCCGAGGACGTAACGGCTGCGAAGACTGGAATCGTACTGTTGTGGCCAGATCAGACACCTCTGCCGCTTGACCAGGGGGCTTATTATCAGTGA